A single genomic interval of Fibrobacter sp. UWB13 harbors:
- the hisD gene encoding histidinol dehydrogenase, producing the protein MKIVKVTPKSQEIDRICGREVAPSKEIHDKVMDILADIKNGGYAKAVEYAQKFDGLKGKNLRVSEAEIKKSAAKCPPEMQRALKQAIKNVRDFHVNQMEDSWLMEGKDGVVLGQRIRPMKRVGLYVPGGAGIYPSTVIMNAVPAIVAGVKDIVVVTPIKGEINRAVAFVLCELGITEVYHIGGAQAIGMLAYGAKDGKGKVVVERVDKIVGPGNVFAAVAKKEVFGIVDIDMVAGPSEVLVLADNTCDPDFVAADLLSQAEHGSGFEAAICITDNMETAQMISECVDIQVESSPKKELLTKVLDNFGRILVVKDWFDGVAIANAIAPEHMEIMTDEAESMAAQIENAGAVFIGPWSSEPVGDYFAGPNHVLPTNGTGRFFSPLGVYDFLKRMSIIKYSEKAIKKNAKAIAVVANEEGFIHHAAAVLKRL; encoded by the coding sequence ATGAAAATCGTAAAAGTCACTCCGAAGTCTCAAGAGATTGACAGAATTTGTGGTCGTGAAGTTGCTCCGAGCAAGGAAATTCACGACAAGGTCATGGACATTCTCGCCGACATCAAGAACGGCGGTTATGCCAAGGCTGTTGAATACGCTCAGAAGTTCGATGGTCTCAAAGGCAAGAACCTCCGCGTGTCCGAAGCCGAAATCAAGAAGTCTGCCGCCAAGTGCCCGCCCGAAATGCAGCGTGCATTGAAGCAGGCTATCAAGAATGTTCGTGATTTCCACGTGAACCAGATGGAAGATTCTTGGCTCATGGAAGGCAAGGACGGCGTGGTTCTCGGTCAGCGTATTCGTCCGATGAAGCGCGTGGGTCTCTATGTTCCGGGTGGTGCTGGCATTTATCCGAGTACCGTCATTATGAATGCGGTTCCGGCCATTGTCGCTGGCGTCAAGGACATCGTTGTCGTGACTCCGATCAAGGGCGAAATCAACCGCGCTGTGGCTTTTGTGCTTTGCGAACTCGGCATTACTGAAGTTTACCACATCGGTGGCGCTCAGGCTATCGGTATGCTCGCTTACGGTGCGAAGGATGGCAAGGGCAAGGTCGTCGTGGAACGTGTCGACAAGATTGTGGGCCCGGGTAACGTCTTTGCCGCAGTCGCCAAGAAGGAAGTTTTTGGCATTGTCGATATCGACATGGTGGCAGGCCCGTCCGAAGTGCTCGTGCTTGCAGACAACACCTGCGATCCGGACTTTGTCGCTGCTGACCTCTTGAGCCAGGCAGAACACGGTTCTGGCTTTGAAGCCGCTATCTGCATTACGGACAACATGGAAACCGCACAGATGATTAGCGAATGTGTGGACATCCAGGTTGAAAGCTCCCCGAAGAAGGAACTTTTGACGAAGGTGCTCGATAACTTCGGCCGCATCCTTGTGGTGAAGGACTGGTTCGACGGTGTGGCGATTGCGAACGCCATTGCTCCGGAACACATGGAAATCATGACGGACGAAGCTGAATCTATGGCAGCCCAGATCGAAAATGCGGGTGCCGTGTTTATCGGTCCGTGGTCTTCTGAACCGGTGGGCGACTACTTTGCAGGCCCGAACCACGTGCTCCCCACGAACGGCACGGGTCGCTTCTTCAGCCCGCTCGGCGTCTATGACTTCCTCAAGCGCATGAGCATCATCAAGTACTCTGAAAAGGCTATCAAGAAGAACGCAAAGGCAATCGCTGTCGTGGCTAATGAAGAAGGCTTCATCCACCACGCCGCCGCAGTCCTCAAGAGACTGTAA
- the cimA gene encoding citramalate synthase, whose product MKVLLYDTTLRDGNQDRKISLSLADKVQIARILDHFGFDYIEGGWPNPSNPTDEEFFKLIKDVKLKHAKIAAFGSTRRPGILPENDPLLQALIKSEAPVKTIFGKSWDLHVTDVIRTTLEENLDMIESSVAYLKEHSEEVIYDAEHFFDGYKANPEYALETLKAAELGHADCIVLCDTNGGTMPWEIEEIVKKVQARISTPLGIHVHNDSGLAVANSIYAVKAGCVMVQGVVNGYGERCGNANLTTIAADLKFKMDCDFTAAKKLSHLRQLSSNIDQIVNLPSDVHAPYVGDAAFAHKGGAHIDGVMKVSRSFEHIDPHTVGNDRVFVTSDQAGGSLVVEKLKAIKPGIDKKDPVVASLLKEIKERENAGWHFDSAEASFKLLVYRHLGMVKEPFKVLNYRVIEDKTPQGVSVSQATVKLQVGDKISHQVSEGDGPVNALDAALRKALLPFFPCMESVRLDDFKVRVLGSNVASDATVRVWTTFGDEHGYWNMVGVSSNIIEACWTAFVDGLTYKILLEDNVIPNAYKHLDVASV is encoded by the coding sequence ATGAAAGTCCTTTTATACGATACAACGCTCCGTGACGGTAACCAAGACCGTAAAATAAGTCTCTCCCTAGCTGATAAAGTCCAGATCGCTCGAATTTTGGACCACTTTGGATTTGACTATATTGAAGGCGGTTGGCCGAATCCCAGCAATCCGACCGATGAGGAATTTTTCAAGCTCATCAAGGACGTAAAGCTCAAACATGCAAAGATTGCCGCATTTGGCAGCACGCGCCGTCCGGGTATTTTGCCCGAGAACGACCCGCTTTTGCAGGCGCTCATCAAGTCCGAAGCTCCGGTCAAGACGATTTTCGGCAAGAGCTGGGATTTGCATGTAACGGACGTTATCCGCACGACTCTCGAAGAAAACCTCGACATGATCGAGTCTTCGGTCGCATACCTCAAGGAACATTCCGAAGAGGTGATTTACGATGCGGAACATTTCTTCGATGGCTATAAGGCTAATCCGGAATACGCGCTCGAAACGCTCAAGGCAGCCGAACTTGGCCATGCCGATTGCATCGTGCTTTGCGATACGAACGGCGGAACGATGCCGTGGGAAATCGAAGAAATCGTAAAGAAGGTTCAGGCTAGAATTTCGACGCCGCTTGGCATCCACGTGCATAATGACAGTGGACTTGCCGTGGCAAACTCGATTTACGCTGTGAAGGCGGGCTGCGTGATGGTGCAGGGCGTGGTGAATGGCTACGGTGAACGCTGTGGTAACGCAAACCTCACGACGATTGCCGCCGATTTGAAGTTCAAGATGGACTGCGATTTTACGGCTGCCAAGAAGCTCTCTCACTTGCGCCAGTTGAGCAGCAACATCGACCAGATTGTGAACTTGCCGAGCGACGTGCATGCTCCGTATGTGGGTGATGCTGCCTTTGCCCATAAGGGTGGCGCTCATATCGATGGCGTCATGAAGGTTAGCCGCAGCTTTGAACATATCGACCCGCATACTGTGGGCAACGACCGCGTATTCGTGACAAGCGACCAGGCCGGTGGTTCTCTCGTTGTCGAAAAGCTCAAGGCGATTAAGCCGGGCATCGATAAGAAGGATCCGGTGGTGGCAAGCCTCCTCAAGGAAATCAAGGAACGTGAAAACGCTGGCTGGCATTTTGACAGTGCAGAAGCAAGCTTCAAGCTCTTGGTCTATCGCCACTTGGGAATGGTCAAGGAACCGTTCAAAGTGCTCAACTACCGCGTGATTGAAGACAAGACGCCGCAGGGTGTTTCTGTGTCGCAGGCGACGGTCAAACTCCAGGTGGGCGACAAGATTAGTCATCAGGTGAGCGAAGGTGACGGTCCGGTGAACGCTCTTGATGCCGCTCTCCGTAAGGCGCTTTTGCCGTTCTTCCCGTGCATGGAAAGTGTGCGCTTGGACGACTTCAAGGTGCGCGTGCTCGGTTCCAATGTGGCATCCGATGCGACGGTTCGCGTGTGGACGACGTTTGGTGATGAACACGGCTACTGGAACATGGTCGGCGTTTCGAGCAACATCATTGAAGCCTGCTGGACGGCTTTTGTCGATGGTCTTACGTACAAGATTTTGCTTGAAGACAACGTTATCCCGAATGCATACAAGCATTTGGATGTGGCGTCCGTGTAA
- a CDS encoding peptidylprolyl isomerase — MKIAEKTVVQMHYTLKSDEGAVIDSSEGREPLQYIQGMRMIVPGLEKAMVGHDVGDKFDVVVIPAEGYGEYDERMTQEVPLNVFQGVDKVEAGMAFYAQTPGGPMQIRIKSVGEKTAIIDANHELAGKNLNFAIEVVSVREATEEDLKPFEHHCCCGGHDGDHECECGGHGNKENCDGNGGCGCEHHAEHHGK; from the coding sequence ATGAAAATTGCAGAAAAAACAGTCGTCCAGATGCACTACACCCTGAAGTCCGATGAAGGTGCGGTTATCGATTCCTCTGAAGGTCGCGAACCGCTCCAGTACATCCAGGGCATGCGCATGATCGTCCCGGGTCTCGAAAAGGCTATGGTCGGTCACGATGTGGGCGACAAGTTTGACGTTGTCGTCATTCCGGCAGAAGGCTACGGCGAATACGACGAACGCATGACTCAGGAAGTTCCGCTGAACGTGTTCCAGGGAGTCGATAAGGTCGAAGCAGGCATGGCTTTCTATGCCCAGACTCCGGGTGGTCCGATGCAGATTCGCATCAAGTCTGTTGGCGAAAAGACGGCTATTATCGATGCGAACCACGAACTTGCTGGCAAGAACCTCAACTTTGCTATTGAAGTTGTCTCTGTTCGCGAAGCTACCGAAGAAGACCTCAAGCCGTTTGAACACCACTGCTGCTGCGGTGGTCACGATGGTGATCACGAATGCGAATGCGGTGGTCATGGCAATAAGGAAAACTGCGATGGCAATGGCGGCTGCGGTTGCGAACACCACGCTGAACATCACGGCAAGTAA